A genomic stretch from Sphingobacterium sp. ML3W includes:
- a CDS encoding phosphopantetheine-binding protein, translated as MDTVNTTSKLNHEELFSLLKGFITEVIGEEFVEEMDITPESSFTKDLEMDSIEIVSFSEKIKAHFGDQIDFTGWLSSMDLDQLINLDLRMIINYIYECQ; from the coding sequence ATGGACACTGTAAACACGACATCAAAATTGAATCACGAAGAATTATTCTCTTTATTAAAAGGCTTTATAACAGAAGTTATCGGCGAAGAATTTGTAGAAGAGATGGATATCACACCAGAAAGTTCCTTTACAAAGGATCTTGAAATGGACAGCATAGAAATTGTTTCTTTTTCAGAGAAAATCAAAGCACATTTTGGTGACCAGATTGATTTCACAGGCTGGTTATCTTCGATGGACCTGGATCAACTGATCAATCTTGACCTCCGCATGATCATCAATTATATCTACGAATGCCAATAA
- a CDS encoding alpha/beta hydrolase: MPIITVNNRKVHIQELNKGAEHTVVLIHGMFSNLSIYYFNIAPILAQHFHVVMYDLKSHGMSERVSEGYDLENMSSDLIALLDSLQLQNVHLLGYSFGGLIALKTALQVPTRVERLVVMEAPDPQDEKARNIIDEYSKEFLEHYIANFTDTTKMKMGKRQFEKNHRLYEFLFNQTSIKADMIKEKYFLHEMDATALPPSTLLLYGETSNCKPTGEWLQTKISGAQLELIPGDHNIPIQEPTQIAETIVDFLSNPLLQNHG, encoded by the coding sequence ATGCCAATAATTACGGTCAACAACAGAAAGGTTCACATACAAGAACTAAATAAAGGTGCTGAACATACCGTGGTACTGATCCACGGCATGTTCAGCAACCTCTCTATTTACTATTTTAATATTGCTCCGATCCTAGCGCAGCATTTCCACGTGGTCATGTATGATCTCAAAAGTCATGGCATGAGTGAACGTGTATCGGAAGGCTATGATCTTGAAAATATGTCATCGGATCTGATTGCTTTGTTGGATAGTCTACAACTTCAAAACGTCCATCTGCTGGGTTACAGTTTTGGTGGACTAATTGCGCTTAAAACGGCATTGCAGGTCCCAACCCGTGTGGAACGACTCGTCGTTATGGAGGCTCCGGATCCACAGGATGAGAAAGCACGTAACATCATCGATGAGTATAGTAAGGAATTTTTGGAACATTATATTGCCAATTTTACCGATACAACAAAAATGAAAATGGGTAAGCGACAATTTGAAAAAAATCATCGCCTTTACGAGTTTTTATTCAACCAGACGAGCATCAAAGCTGATATGATTAAGGAAAAATATTTCCTCCATGAAATGGATGCAACAGCATTGCCACCGTCCACCTTACTGTTATATGGAGAAACATCAAACTGTAAACCAACGGGGGAATGGCTGCAAACAAAAATATCTGGTGCTCAACTTGAACTAATTCCGGGAGATCACAATATCCCCATACAAGAACCTACACAGATAGCTGAAACTATCGTTGATTTTTTATCTAACCCTTTATTACAAAACCATGGCTAA